A stretch of DNA from Saccharomycodes ludwigii strain NBRC 1722 chromosome I, whole genome shotgun sequence:
taatggaaaataaaattttttcacgGAGCTAAAATCAAACGAATCTAACATTAGTTCAACAGCAGATTTCTCCAAAGCCATTTCATGCAATCTGACGTTGGTAACCTGTTTATTAACTGTGAATTCTAGTAGTGgcttcaaaaaattttccgTAAAATCGGCggatttaattttacttttcaaaatagttaaatttttataaagtaTTGGTGCCGAGTCATattgtaataaataatccattttcaaaaatggCAATATTTTCTCTTGAAATGATAATTGTGATAAATTATTGGCTATGGTTAAAATCAGTTGCAAAAAAATGGGAATTAAAGAGTGGAAATCtgatttttcattataaCTCAAATCTAAATTTTCAGTCAATAACGGCAAAAATTTTCTATGCAACATGGTATTTGGAAATTTGGgcaaaatatcaataagCCCCTTGAAGAAAATTTCCTTCTCAGAAACAGTTTTAGTCGGTAAATcatctaaaaaaattagtgtttttattagtgggttttgaaatattttatcatttaaaaagtCTGTAATATGGCCATACCTCATATAGATATCTCTATTCATTAATTGAGGCAACACACCGGACCTTATGCTCTCTggaattttcaaaaaaagcTGATTCCACGACAATTGTGACAATTTCCTTTCAAATTTAGCGTAATCATCTTTATAGGAGCTTATCGAGCCCTCACTTCTGAATAAGGGTTTAccataatataaaaaatatacaatgCACCCTATGGAGAAATAGTCGTTTTTAAACGATAAggtattttcaaatattaacTCTGGAGCCGTATAATCATAATTTAAATGCATGAATTGAGGAGTACGCGGATCATATTGAGGTAAATTATAGTCGGCTGTTGAAGTTCCCTGAGGTAATTTAACTAAATGACCTAAACCGGCAACCTTCCAGTCGCCCTTTTCGTTGATGAAAATAGATTTAGGTTGTAAATCCAAACATACGGAGCTAACTGAATCGTGGATAAATTGTAATGCTTGTCCTGTCTGAAATATTCCACGTTGGAACATTAAATCGTTTGCAGATGCAGTACTATCATTTCtctgttgaaaaaaatcattttcttcattGTTTCCACTGGTAGCGTTGGTTAGTGAATTGTCACCAAAGACGTTGTACAACGATCCACTGACGTATTCTGtgacaaataaaaaattcttGGAATGTTCCTCAATAGGCTCAATAATTGTTAATATATTGGGGTGTTTTAATTTAGAGATGTTTCCGACCTGTGTCTTTAGCAAATCATATGCATCTTTTATAACTTtttgatctttttttatcgaTGCTATTATGCCAGATTTTAGcaaataattttcaaatttttttttatcaaatagAAACACTGAACATTTTTCCagatgaaaaaattttgatgaGCTTTTAGGTTTTGCAGTATAAACAGACCATGGTTCTGCAATAAAGGTGGGTGAAGCTGGTGTATATGAATAATTAGCGTTGATACCGTTTTTACCACTAAAGAAACTCAACATATTCTAagttatttactttttttttttactttatcAGTCTATTGCTTTAATTtacttgttattttttttctttccagTTGATAAAAACGTAAACggcaaaaaataaaataaataaaaaaaaaaaaaaaaaaaaaacgatgGAAAACACACTTCAAGAAATTTCTTGAATTTAATATGTGTGTTGCTAGCCGGGTTATCATCGAACATACAAGAAAATACACTCGTGTAAAATTCTTCGGTCTTTTTATCTTGCCGATACATTTCTCTGAAACTAATCTAATTTTTAACACTCATgaatac
This window harbors:
- the SCY1 gene encoding Scy1p (similar to Saccharomyces cerevisiae YGL083W | SCY1 | putative kinase) — protein: MLSFFSGKNGINANYSYTPASPTFIAEPWSVYTAKPKSSSKFFHLEKCSVFLFDKKKFENYLLKSGIIASIKKDQKVIKDAYDLLKTQVGNISKLKHPNILTIIEPIEEHSKNFLFVTEYVSGSLYNVFGDNSLTNATSGNNEENDFFQQRNDSTASANDLMFQRGIFQTGQALQFIHDSVSSVCLDLQPKSIFINEKGDWKVAGLGHLVKLPQGTSTADYNLPQYDPRTPQFMHLNYDYTAPELIFENTLSFKNDYFSIGCIVYFLYYGKPLFRSEGSISSYKDDYAKFERKLSQLSWNQLFLKIPESIRSGVLPQLMNRDIYMRYGHITDFLNDKIFQNPLIKTLIFLDDLPTKTVSEKEIFFKGLIDILPKFPNTMLHRKFLPLLTENLDLSYNEKSDFHSLIPIFLQLILTIANNLSQLSFQEKILPFLKMDYLLQYDSAPILYKNLTILKSKIKSADFTENFLKPLLEFTVNKQVTNVRLHEMALEKSAVELMLDSFDFSSVKKFYFPLMSNLFSLTTNLNVKIGVTKCFYTMIENKSIDKYQALDDMLPLFTVMKSKDRRILLEMVPIFEKLSSFVSDEVIIVDKILPLIWRFSMADTLNLKDYERFTMVINGISMSVQKKHLQTLKQRKEYDVPGGNTSDGNNAVNTENNFFGQVIEKPVVKKNDIDRINSANIKITPIKPKKVVPTVISNNSTNATNDKNKSIARGSPLVLSRDALFNNNGNNNNVNSNSINYPNDSNIWKNKSTTITSNKRNASGGNNSKTAIQFSDNNTNNDEFGDFFSNSTTSSKGAGNSYNFDYNAPKTSVSTTSSIVSNTTDTINNSRAGNNKTLPPGFSVTLLQPNNKLNNVNSNTNSNLKNDSSINQYESLI